A window from Bufo bufo chromosome 1, aBufBuf1.1, whole genome shotgun sequence encodes these proteins:
- the UTP3 gene encoding something about silencing protein 10 — translation MGKPRRIPRPKKVTKDEAVYDESLSNADVPSSKELSSDYYNDAIDKYHEEKFESLMKQGVTFGSDEEQYDSEDEVMPLDIEEDDEEQEEEEEEEDDRISMGSDLEDRDKDGLPDELAWGQRKKLYYDTDYKEKKKVKKTKEELEAEAAEEEEEAQNIQRRLAKTLDEEDYGLDFIQAFAEKPSEETPTEEKIVKDLEKMSDKEKRKLLKKESPELMELIQDLKQKLAEVKNELQPLITMVKGGIIPKGKGSTYLQTKYQLYLNYCMNISYYLLLKAKRIAISGHPVIERLVTYRNLINELADVDERLSPEIRLLLSEDFQKKISEGKLSTQEPKPSKKPAIKRPVSEAKAEDDSDMDEEKALNYYRMMENRLLQKRKPAEEQIVEAPSEEMDPNAKRGITYQIAKNKGLTPKRRKIDRNPRVKHREKFRRAKIRRKGQVREVRKEEVRYSGEHSGIRAGVKKSIKLKF, via the exons AATCCCAAGGCCTAAGAAAGTAACAAAAGATGAAGCTGTGTACGATGAATCGCTGTCCAACGCAGACGTCCCGTCTTCTAAAGAG CTATCCTCAGATTACTATAATGATGCAATTGACAAATACCACGAGGAGAAGTTTGAG AGTCTTATGAAACAAGGAGTGACATTTGGCAGCGATGAAGAACAGTACGACAGTGAG GATGAGGTTATGCCTCTTGATATTGAGGAAGATGATGAAGagcaggaagaagaagaggaggaggaggatgatcgtATTTCCATGGGCAGTGACCTAGAGGATCGGGACAAAGATG GCCTTCCAGATGAATTGGCGTGGGGACAGAGGAAGAAGCTGTATTACGACACAGACTACAAAGAGAAGAAAA AAGTGAAAAAAACTAAGGAGGAgttggaagctgaggctgcagaggaggaggaggaagctcagAATATTCAGAGGCGTTTAGCCAAGACCCTTGATGAGGAAGACTATGGGTTGGATTTTATCCAG GCATTTGCAGAAAAGCCTAGCGAAGAGACCCCCACCGAGGAGAAGATTGTAAAAGACTTGGAGAAGATGTCTGACAAGGAGAAGAGGAAATTGTTGAAGAAGGAATCTCCAGAGCTGATGGAGCTGATACAAGATCTTAAGCAAAAG TTGGCTGAAGTGAAAAATGAATTGCAACCGTTGATCACAATGGTGAAAGGTGGAATTATCCCTAAAGGAAAG GGCAGTACCTACCTACAGACGAAATACCAGCTGTATTTAAA CTATTGCATGAACATTAGCTACTACCTGCTGCTGAAGGCAAAAAGAATAGCAATCAGCGGGCACCCCGTGATCGAGAGGCTGGTCACGTACAGGAAC CTGATAAATGAATTGGCTGATGTGGATGAGAGATTATCTCCAGAAATTCGTCTTCTGCTATCTGAAGACTTTCAGAAAAAGATTTCCGAAGGAAAACTTAGCACCCAAGAGCCGAAACCGTCTAAAAAACCCGCTATCAAG CGCCCTGTATCAGAGGCCAAGGCCGAGGATGACAGCGATATGGATGAAGAAAAGGCTCTCAATTACTACAGAATGATGGAGAATAGATTATTACAAAAGAGGAAACCTGCGGAGGAGCAGAT TGTGGAGGCGCCATCTGAAGAAATGGATCCCAATGCCAAGAGAGGCATCACTTACCAG ATTGCTAAGAATAAAGGGCTTACACCGAAAAGGAGGAAGATTGACCGTAACCCAAGAGTTAAGCACAGAGAGAAATTCCGACGTGCAAAGATCCGCAGAAAGGGCCAG